A region from the Cytophagia bacterium CHB2 genome encodes:
- a CDS encoding T9SS type A sorting domain-containing protein, with the protein MARRLHDPGDLPKSFDDEEVISDQSPVTSYELSQNYPNPFNPSTTISFQLPVIGEVLLSIFNTNGQLVKKLAAGEMGPGRHNLVWDATDARGQRVASGVYLYVLKAGEFVAQRKLVLMK; encoded by the coding sequence CTGGCGCGGAGGCTGCACGACCCCGGTGATTTGCCCAAGTCGTTTGATGATGAAGAAGTGATCAGTGATCAGTCGCCAGTGACCAGTTATGAGTTATCGCAGAACTATCCGAACCCATTTAACCCGAGCACGACGATCAGTTTTCAGTTGCCGGTGATCGGTGAAGTCTTGTTGTCGATCTTCAACACGAATGGGCAACTTGTCAAGAAGCTCGCCGCGGGTGAAATGGGTCCGGGACGTCACAATCTCGTCTGGGATGCGACCGATGCGCGCGGCCAGCGCGTGGCGAGCGGCGTGTATCTGTATGTCTTGAAAGCCGGCGAATTTGTCGCCCAGCGCAAGCTCGTGTTGATGAAGTAG